One segment of Thermodesulfovibrio sp. 3907-1M DNA contains the following:
- a CDS encoding helicase-related protein, with protein MLKEGSIIEAPFWHEPVEVKKVEERSIGIRIIGSTVYSHSHVDDIIPHDELSKIRHQDSSFTFTANAEEVFLAVECLRFYYASLFDPFLAMNISKIDPLPFQIDAVYGYVLKLPKIRFMIADDPGAGKTIMAGLIIKELKLRGIVNRILIVVPGHLKDQWRRELKERFQEPFTVVTRQIMDAHYGENVWERDNQIITSIDFAKRDEILQTLTSVHWDLVVVDEAHKMAAYRYAGTVSKTDRYRLGKVLSKNTKHFLFLTATPHKGDPENYRLLLDLLLPGFFATTQMVQESIEKSENPLFIRRLKEDLKDFEGKPIFTNRYAKTVKFRLSDREKLLYNKLSEYVISQYNKVAQKNQKRNVAFALLILQRRLASSIYALHCSLLRRKQKLEELLREPEAKPELAFINMEKYEDYEDYEESERWQEENKWETLSIAANREELKREIKTLEELINLSAELIKDEEEVKLKELKKAIEEGFRKIEELKGNKKILIFTESRDTMDYLYGKIKSWGYSVNFIHGGMSLDQRIEAEKIFKNQTEVMVATEAAGEGINLQFCHIMINYDIPWNPNRLEQRMGRIHRYGQQKDVFMFNLVAEDTREGEVFSKLFDKLEEIRNALGTDKVFDIVGDVFYGKNLYQLIIDAITQAKTIDEIISEIDIKIDEDYIKKIKTVLGESLATRNIDYTRIKEMAEKAKELRLIPEYVEEYFKKAFEKAGGRYKVRRDGFLSIESIPYELKQIASDVNFKNRFGLMLSSYPKITFDKDMAFKNPELEFVSFGHPLFEALLEWVKKEYLSILRKGAVFEDPEGRLKGFLYFYEGEIKDGKGDIAAKKLIALYEDGDQIRELNPSIIWDLVPAKSKTPIELISIAREKLEDVAFEKLRLYMEEILKERQRQAEIKKKYGVSSLQHLINELDFELIQLLERQDRGEKVEVVIRNKEESKKHYENVLKELRRTIEQEVSLVISMPKLIGAIYVKPVTSEMVSDEEIEKVGMQIAMQYEISQGRKPEDVSKENLGFDIRSKGKDEVRYIEVKARAEEGEIALTPNEWFKAKRFKDQYYLYVVANALTNPTLYIIRNPAETLKIQEKVEIVRFLVPDEEWKRKKIEEWRR; from the coding sequence GTGTTAAAGGAAGGTTCAATAATTGAAGCGCCCTTTTGGCATGAGCCTGTTGAAGTAAAAAAGGTTGAAGAAAGAAGTATCGGCATACGCATAATAGGTTCAACGGTTTACTCTCATTCTCATGTGGATGACATAATTCCCCATGATGAACTAAGTAAGATAAGACATCAAGATTCTTCCTTTACCTTTACAGCTAATGCTGAAGAAGTGTTTCTTGCTGTAGAATGTTTGCGATTCTACTATGCCTCACTTTTTGATCCTTTTTTAGCGATGAATATCTCAAAAATTGATCCCCTTCCCTTTCAGATAGATGCTGTCTATGGATATGTGCTTAAGCTACCAAAGATAAGATTTATGATTGCTGATGATCCAGGAGCAGGCAAAACCATAATGGCTGGTTTGATTATCAAAGAGCTTAAACTCAGAGGAATAGTCAATCGCATACTTATTGTAGTTCCAGGACATCTTAAAGACCAGTGGAGACGAGAGCTTAAAGAGAGATTTCAAGAGCCATTTACAGTTGTAACAAGGCAGATAATGGATGCCCACTATGGTGAAAATGTATGGGAAAGGGATAATCAGATAATCACATCTATTGATTTTGCAAAGAGAGATGAAATTTTACAAACTTTAACCAGTGTTCACTGGGACTTGGTAGTTGTTGATGAAGCTCATAAAATGGCTGCATATAGGTATGCAGGAACCGTTTCAAAAACGGACAGATACAGGCTTGGCAAAGTGCTCTCAAAAAACACCAAGCACTTTTTATTCCTTACTGCCACACCTCATAAAGGAGACCCTGAAAACTACAGACTCTTGCTTGACCTCTTGCTCCCTGGTTTTTTTGCCACTACACAGATGGTTCAAGAATCAATAGAAAAGAGTGAAAATCCTCTTTTCATAAGAAGACTAAAAGAAGACCTCAAAGACTTTGAAGGCAAACCCATATTTACCAATCGCTATGCAAAAACAGTTAAATTCAGGCTTTCTGACAGAGAAAAGCTCCTGTATAATAAACTCTCTGAATATGTCATATCCCAGTATAACAAAGTGGCACAAAAAAATCAGAAAAGAAATGTTGCCTTTGCTCTTCTTATTTTACAGCGAAGGCTTGCTTCAAGTATCTATGCTCTTCATTGTTCTTTGCTGAGAAGAAAACAAAAGCTTGAGGAGCTACTAAGAGAACCAGAAGCCAAACCAGAATTAGCCTTTATAAATATGGAAAAATACGAGGATTACGAAGACTATGAAGAATCGGAAAGATGGCAGGAGGAAAATAAATGGGAAACACTAAGCATTGCCGCAAACAGGGAAGAACTAAAAAGGGAGATTAAAACATTGGAGGAACTAATAAATCTCTCAGCGGAACTTATAAAGGATGAGGAGGAAGTGAAACTTAAAGAGTTAAAAAAGGCAATAGAGGAAGGATTTAGAAAAATAGAGGAACTAAAAGGGAACAAAAAAATTCTCATCTTTACAGAATCCAGAGATACAATGGATTATCTTTACGGAAAGATAAAATCGTGGGGTTATTCAGTGAACTTCATTCATGGTGGAATGAGTCTTGACCAGAGAATTGAAGCTGAAAAGATATTTAAAAATCAAACAGAAGTAATGGTAGCCACCGAGGCTGCTGGTGAGGGAATTAACCTTCAGTTCTGCCACATTATGATTAACTATGACATCCCCTGGAATCCGAACAGACTTGAGCAGAGAATGGGAAGAATTCACAGATACGGTCAGCAAAAGGATGTCTTCATGTTCAATCTTGTAGCTGAGGATACCCGTGAGGGAGAGGTTTTTTCAAAACTCTTTGATAAACTTGAAGAGATAAGAAATGCTCTCGGCACGGATAAAGTATTTGATATAGTTGGTGATGTATTTTACGGTAAAAACCTTTACCAGCTAATAATTGATGCAATAACTCAGGCAAAGACAATAGATGAGATAATAAGTGAGATTGACATAAAGATCGATGAAGACTACATAAAAAAAATAAAAACAGTGCTTGGTGAAAGCCTCGCAACCAGAAATATTGACTATACAAGAATCAAAGAAATGGCAGAAAAGGCAAAAGAACTGAGGCTCATTCCTGAGTATGTTGAAGAATACTTCAAAAAAGCTTTTGAAAAAGCTGGCGGTAGATATAAAGTAAGAAGAGATGGATTTTTAAGCATAGAATCAATTCCCTATGAGCTAAAACAGATTGCCAGTGATGTTAATTTTAAAAACAGATTTGGTTTAATGCTTTCTTCCTATCCAAAGATAACCTTTGATAAAGACATGGCTTTTAAAAATCCTGAATTAGAGTTTGTCTCATTTGGACATCCTCTTTTTGAGGCATTACTTGAGTGGGTCAAAAAAGAGTATTTAAGTATTCTTCGTAAAGGAGCTGTCTTTGAAGACCCTGAAGGAAGGCTCAAAGGGTTCTTATATTTCTATGAAGGAGAGATAAAAGATGGTAAGGGTGATATAGCAGCCAAAAAGCTTATAGCCCTGTATGAGGATGGAGATCAGATAAGGGAGCTTAATCCTTCAATTATATGGGATCTTGTTCCTGCAAAATCAAAAACTCCAATAGAACTGATTAGTATCGCAAGAGAAAAACTTGAGGATGTTGCATTTGAAAAGCTAAGACTGTACATGGAAGAAATTCTCAAAGAAAGGCAGAGACAGGCGGAGATAAAGAAAAAATACGGAGTTTCATCCCTTCAACATCTTATAAATGAGCTTGATTTTGAACTCATTCAGCTCTTAGAAAGGCAGGATAGAGGGGAAAAAGTTGAGGTTGTTATAAGAAACAAAGAGGAGAGCAAAAAGCATTATGAGAATGTATTGAAAGAGCTTCGTAGAACAATTGAGCAGGAAGTCAGTCTCGTAATATCCATGCCAAAGTTGATAGGTGCAATATATGTAAAACCTGTAACCTCAGAGATGGTATCTGATGAAGAGATTGAAAAAGTTGGAATGCAGATAGCGATGCAGTACGAAATATCTCAGGGAAGAAAGCCTGAGGATGTCTCAAAGGAAAATCTTGGTTTTGATATTCGCTCCAAGGGAAAAGATGAAGTAAGATACATTGAGGTGAAGGCAAGGGCAGAAGAAGGAGAAATAGCCCTTACACCTAATGAGTGGTTTAAGGCAAAGAGATTTAAAGATCAGTATTATCTCTATGTTGTGGCAAACGCCCTTACTAATCCGACCCTTTACATCATAAGAAACCCTGCAGAAACCCTTAAGATTCAGGAAAAAGTAGAGATTGTAAGGTTTTTGGTGCCTGATGAAGAATGGAAGAGAAAGAAAATTGAGGAGTGGAGGAGATGA
- a CDS encoding DUF1156 domain-containing protein: protein MKDKSFIEESFPVREVSEISAKEKNIRHGHISTIHIWWTRKPLGSSRATSYAALIPAPKDVVEWDKIRQFIIELSKWENSLDHNTIEKARKYILNANSGKPLRVLDPFSGGGSIPLEALRLGCEVHAVEYNPVAVLILKCTLEYPQKYGRTIKKEIKDDFLEKEVEINHLLEDVKRWGEWVLESAKKEIGKFYPADEDGSIPVGYYWMRTIPCQNPVCGADIPLTANWWLAKKDNKKVSLYPYVEGKKVKFKIVGTGYEKIPANFNPEKGTVSRAVAVCPVCGGVVDDDTTRKLFQQEKAGERLIAVVLHNPKTTGKRYRIATEKDMEVFKEAEKYLEEKRAKLMEEWGIDPVPDEPLKRVPVTFGVINVWVYGMNTWGDLFNSRQKLALITFTEKVRMAYQKMIEEGYDKDYAKAVVSYLGLVLNRLADKNANLVVYNVVGEKIEHVFGRQALPMTWDYIELNVFSGGNGDWQAHHDWILNVLSHLSQIPPVEVEDGGDGDENER, encoded by the coding sequence ATGAAAGATAAAAGCTTTATTGAGGAAAGTTTTCCTGTAAGGGAAGTTAGTGAGATTTCTGCAAAGGAAAAGAATATAAGGCACGGACATATAAGCACCATTCATATATGGTGGACAAGAAAACCTCTTGGAAGTTCAAGGGCAACAAGCTATGCAGCCTTAATACCTGCACCAAAAGATGTAGTAGAATGGGATAAAATAAGGCAGTTCATTATAGAGCTCTCAAAGTGGGAAAACTCCTTAGATCATAACACTATTGAAAAAGCAAGAAAATATATTCTAAATGCAAACAGCGGAAAACCCTTAAGAGTGCTTGACCCATTTTCAGGCGGTGGCTCCATTCCACTTGAGGCTTTACGGCTTGGTTGCGAAGTTCATGCGGTTGAGTATAATCCTGTGGCAGTGCTTATTTTAAAATGCACTCTTGAGTATCCCCAAAAGTATGGAAGAACGATAAAGAAAGAGATAAAGGATGACTTCCTTGAAAAGGAAGTTGAGATAAATCACCTCCTTGAAGATGTAAAGAGGTGGGGGGAATGGGTTTTAGAATCCGCAAAAAAAGAGATCGGTAAGTTTTACCCTGCAGATGAAGATGGCTCAATTCCTGTTGGGTATTATTGGATGAGAACAATCCCATGCCAAAATCCTGTTTGTGGTGCAGATATTCCTTTAACCGCAAACTGGTGGCTTGCAAAGAAAGATAATAAAAAAGTTTCCCTTTATCCTTATGTGGAAGGAAAAAAGGTCAAGTTTAAAATTGTAGGAACGGGCTATGAGAAAATACCTGCTAACTTTAATCCAGAAAAAGGCACAGTTTCAAGGGCTGTGGCAGTGTGTCCTGTTTGCGGAGGGGTGGTAGATGATGATACTACAAGAAAACTTTTCCAGCAAGAAAAGGCAGGAGAGCGCTTGATAGCAGTTGTTTTACACAATCCAAAGACAACAGGGAAAAGATATCGCATTGCAACGGAAAAAGATATGGAAGTTTTCAAAGAGGCAGAGAAATACCTTGAGGAAAAAAGGGCAAAACTTATGGAAGAGTGGGGAATTGACCCTGTGCCTGATGAGCCTTTAAAAAGAGTGCCTGTAACTTTTGGAGTTATCAATGTATGGGTTTACGGTATGAATACATGGGGTGACCTTTTCAACTCCCGCCAGAAGTTAGCCCTTATAACCTTTACGGAAAAGGTAAGAATGGCATATCAAAAGATGATTGAGGAAGGTTATGATAAGGATTATGCAAAGGCGGTGGTGAGTTATTTGGGGCTTGTCTTAAATCGTCTTGCAGATAAAAATGCTAATTTAGTTGTTTATAATGTGGTTGGAGAAAAAATTGAGCATGTATTTGGAAGACAAGCTTTACCTATGACTTGGGATTACATAGAGCTTAATGTGTTTAGTGGTGGTAATGGGGATTGGCAAGCACATCATGACTGGATCCTCAATGTCCTCTCCCACCTTTCCCAAATTCCGCCAGTGGAGGTAGAAGATGGAGGTGATGGCGATGAAAACGAAAGATGA
- a CDS encoding nucleotidyltransferase family protein, whose translation MKTKDEVKAILEKHKDEIRKKYGVIIIGIFGSWARDEQKETSDVDILVEIERPIGLAFFELWDELEELLGCKVDLVRRSLLREEIKEDVLKEVVEI comes from the coding sequence ATGAAAACGAAAGATGAAGTAAAAGCAATACTTGAAAAGCATAAAGACGAGATAAGAAAAAAATACGGAGTAATTATAATTGGAATATTTGGTTCCTGGGCAAGGGATGAGCAAAAGGAAACAAGCGATGTAGATATACTGGTTGAAATTGAAAGACCCATAGGTCTTGCATTTTTTGAGCTGTGGGATGAATTGGAAGAGTTGCTTGGTTGTAAGGTTGATTTAGTAAGGCGAAGTTTATTAAGAGAAGAGATAAAAGAAGATGTGCTTAAGGAGGTGGTGGAAATATGA
- a CDS encoding DUF86 domain-containing protein yields the protein MKRKASLYVKDIIDAIEKTQEFIKGMDFDEFVQDDKTASAVVRKLEIIGEAVKQMPKEVKDRFTQIPWSAMAKTRDKIIHFYHGVDYEIVWKIVKEELPPLKPLLQKIYNSLMEEGL from the coding sequence ATGAAAAGAAAGGCATCCCTTTATGTAAAGGATATAATTGATGCTATTGAAAAAACTCAGGAGTTCATCAAAGGTATGGACTTTGACGAGTTTGTCCAAGATGATAAAACTGCAAGTGCAGTTGTAAGAAAGCTTGAAATAATAGGAGAAGCGGTCAAGCAAATGCCCAAAGAGGTTAAAGATAGATTTACGCAGATACCTTGGTCCGCTATGGCAAAAACAAGGGACAAAATAATACACTTTTATCATGGAGTTGATTACGAGATAGTCTGGAAGATAGTAAAAGAAGAACTTCCACCGTTAAAGCCTTTGCTCCAGAAAATTTATAATAGTTTGATGGAGGAGGGACTATGA
- a CDS encoding DUF499 domain-containing protein: protein MKAFTEIAIPHRDILEGRLRMETYAADLWEVAKGTAPEEYRDREIFLERTYETQGLKQIITEAEKRLRGENADSVIQLQTPFGGGKTHTLIYLYHKAKQWGANVVVFCGDKVGAKDNTIWEEMEKQLSGKIERFKGKVPPGGEALKAFLKKHEPLLILMDEVHHYLVSALTEMIGDSTLSAQSLVFIQSLTNVVKTMEKTAVFMSLPASSPYGDESSERLLNNLKQIVGRVERVYTPVSDEEVADVIRRRLFSRIDEDKVKKIVKEFLDYAERETLLPEGMEKSFYRDRFLRSYPFQPDVIDVLYKRWGSFPTFQRTRGVLRLLAMVVYSLVNLKRPYIRLADFNLSNEEIRRELIKHIGSEYDSIIAQDITSPNSGAKRVDKLIGDSYRPYYFGTSVATTIFMYSFSGGPEKGATTAEVKLSSAETAVSSSIIVETIEKLKEQLFYLSDEGLFFTNQPNLNRVLIDKMDSIGPDKIESFEEELLKSRLEKCFETYIFPRESKDISDTPSLKLIILNNRNGLEEILHNHGDRPRIYKNSLIFLTQDPTQKTRFENEIKKRIAWEMIENDKTLRLTDQQKREIKERIKKAEASVKAALRDLYRKVYLPSRDGLKEIDMGIGIYGSDRGIDKEVYERLRQDGELVMSIAPMVLLEKYLKEAQFSETKKIYEAFVKVPGELRICDQEAFKTAVKKGVREGIFGLGRLENDKPVCLYFKEDCEVELNDGEILIKKEECEEKYETLSVQKTEPIEGIGISAAGTVPTDKPMQLDLFSQMRFEIRVPAGNFSNFVRTLNYIKSKFKHVSVKITLEAMEGEISKAEYEDKIKEAFRQSEIVVEKEELD from the coding sequence ATGAAGGCTTTTACTGAAATTGCTATACCACACAGAGACATACTGGAAGGTAGACTCAGGATGGAGACCTATGCTGCTGACCTATGGGAGGTGGCAAAGGGAACTGCTCCTGAGGAATACAGAGACCGTGAAATATTCCTTGAAAGAACCTATGAGACACAAGGGTTAAAACAGATTATAACTGAAGCAGAAAAGAGACTTAGAGGAGAGAATGCAGATTCTGTAATTCAGCTACAGACACCCTTTGGTGGTGGCAAAACTCATACACTTATTTATCTTTATCACAAAGCAAAGCAATGGGGAGCAAATGTGGTGGTTTTCTGCGGGGACAAAGTTGGAGCAAAGGATAACACCATATGGGAAGAGATGGAAAAACAGTTAAGTGGAAAAATTGAGAGATTCAAAGGAAAAGTTCCACCGGGTGGTGAAGCCTTAAAGGCTTTCTTAAAGAAACATGAACCTCTTTTGATTTTAATGGACGAGGTGCATCACTATCTTGTATCAGCATTAACTGAAATGATTGGAGATAGCACACTTTCAGCCCAGAGCCTTGTTTTTATCCAGAGCTTAACAAATGTGGTAAAAACAATGGAAAAAACCGCAGTATTTATGAGTCTTCCAGCAAGCAGTCCCTATGGCGATGAATCATCAGAAAGGCTTTTAAATAATCTAAAGCAGATTGTTGGAAGGGTTGAAAGGGTCTATACTCCTGTAAGTGATGAAGAGGTGGCAGATGTTATTCGTAGAAGGCTTTTTTCAAGAATTGATGAGGATAAAGTTAAGAAGATAGTGAAGGAATTTCTTGATTATGCTGAAAGGGAAACCCTTTTACCTGAGGGAATGGAAAAGTCATTTTACAGAGATAGATTCCTCAGAAGCTATCCTTTTCAGCCAGATGTTATAGATGTTCTTTATAAGAGATGGGGCAGTTTTCCTACTTTTCAGAGAACAAGAGGTGTGCTAAGGCTTCTTGCGATGGTTGTTTACTCCCTCGTCAATTTAAAGAGACCATACATAAGACTGGCGGACTTCAATCTGTCAAACGAAGAAATTAGAAGAGAACTCATTAAACACATTGGTTCAGAATATGACAGCATAATTGCTCAGGATATAACATCACCTAATTCAGGAGCAAAGAGAGTGGACAAATTAATAGGAGACAGTTACAGACCCTATTATTTCGGCACTTCTGTTGCAACTACAATCTTTATGTATTCCTTTTCTGGAGGACCTGAGAAAGGAGCCACCACAGCAGAAGTAAAACTCTCATCAGCTGAAACTGCTGTAAGCAGTAGTATAATAGTGGAGACCATTGAAAAGCTTAAAGAACAGCTTTTTTATCTCTCCGATGAAGGACTTTTCTTCACAAATCAGCCAAATCTAAACAGGGTCCTTATTGATAAAATGGATAGCATAGGTCCGGATAAGATTGAAAGCTTTGAGGAGGAACTTCTCAAGTCAAGACTTGAAAAATGTTTTGAAACCTACATCTTTCCACGAGAATCAAAAGACATTTCAGATACTCCATCATTGAAACTTATTATTCTTAACAACAGAAACGGTCTGGAAGAAATACTCCATAACCATGGAGATAGACCCAGAATTTATAAAAATAGTCTCATATTTTTAACGCAGGACCCGACTCAGAAAACAAGATTTGAAAATGAGATAAAGAAAAGGATTGCATGGGAGATGATTGAAAATGATAAAACACTGAGACTCACTGACCAGCAGAAAAGGGAGATAAAGGAGAGAATTAAAAAAGCAGAAGCATCGGTTAAAGCTGCATTGAGAGATTTATACAGAAAAGTATATCTTCCTTCAAGGGATGGTCTTAAGGAAATTGATATGGGTATTGGCATATATGGCTCTGACAGAGGAATTGACAAGGAAGTATATGAAAGACTCAGACAGGATGGAGAGCTTGTAATGAGCATTGCACCAATGGTTTTACTGGAGAAATATCTGAAAGAGGCTCAGTTTTCTGAGACAAAGAAGATTTATGAAGCATTTGTAAAGGTTCCCGGAGAGCTGAGAATATGTGATCAGGAGGCATTTAAAACCGCAGTTAAAAAGGGAGTAAGAGAAGGCATTTTTGGACTTGGAAGGCTTGAAAACGATAAACCTGTATGTCTGTATTTTAAAGAAGACTGCGAAGTTGAGCTTAATGATGGAGAAATTCTGATTAAAAAGGAAGAGTGTGAAGAGAAGTATGAAACTTTGTCGGTGCAGAAAACAGAACCTATTGAAGGTATTGGAATCTCTGCTGCTGGGACTGTGCCAACTGATAAGCCTATGCAGCTTGATTTATTCTCTCAGATGAGATTTGAAATAAGAGTGCCAGCAGGGAATTTTTCCAATTTCGTAAGAACTTTAAATTATATTAAAAGCAAATTCAAACATGTCTCAGTGAAAATAACTCTTGAAGCAATGGAAGGTGAGATCTCAAAGGCAGAGTATGAAGACAAAATCAAAGAAGCCTTTAGACAATCAGAGATTGTTGTTGAAAAAGAGGAGCTTGATTAG
- a CDS encoding thiamine pyrophosphate-dependent enzyme, with protein sequence MERILMLGCDAIARGAIEAGISYASSYPGTPATQILEYIAKNSNVKAEWSVNEKVAYEVAYGVSLTGRRALCSMKHVGLNVASDPFMTSAYLGVRGGLVLAVGDDPGAYSSQNEQDSRFYASFAKIPCLEPSDAQEAKEMTYLAFDISEELALPVMVRSITRLLHCYAPVSLGNIKPEKEIKLEKNPDYLIAIPKNVVRLHRELNKKQEKIKKLIEKYEFNKIFPGKGEKGIIACGITYLYARELEESLPTLKISAYPVDENLIKDFVTGLDEVIVMEEGYPFVENIARKYSSNIIGKLSGDLPLEGELGPEPLLKIFGRIKSSDSVNSLIPRPPMLCPGCPHREFYKALNEARPSFVTGDIGCYTLGANPPLWAIDTCLCMGASISKAAGIASQGVKRVVAVIGDSTFIHSGIPALINAVYNKLNILVCILDNSSVAMTGHQPTPVIGITAKGEDTKKLDLAELCRACGADSVEVVDPYDKKTTYEAIKRGLDNPGVNVIIAQRACVLLAKKLRS encoded by the coding sequence ATGGAAAGGATTTTAATGTTAGGATGTGATGCAATTGCCAGAGGAGCTATTGAAGCAGGAATTTCCTATGCTTCTTCATATCCGGGGACACCTGCAACACAGATTCTTGAGTACATTGCTAAAAATTCTAATGTAAAAGCTGAATGGTCTGTTAATGAAAAAGTAGCCTATGAGGTTGCCTACGGAGTCTCTTTAACCGGAAGAAGAGCATTATGTTCAATGAAGCATGTGGGCTTAAATGTGGCATCTGATCCATTTATGACATCCGCATATCTTGGAGTAAGGGGAGGTCTTGTTTTGGCAGTAGGTGATGATCCGGGAGCATACTCATCACAGAATGAGCAGGATAGTCGTTTTTACGCTTCCTTTGCAAAAATTCCATGCCTTGAGCCATCAGATGCTCAGGAAGCCAAGGAGATGACCTATTTAGCCTTTGATATATCTGAAGAGTTAGCCCTTCCAGTAATGGTAAGAAGTATTACAAGACTACTTCATTGCTATGCGCCTGTTAGTTTAGGTAATATTAAACCTGAAAAAGAAATTAAACTTGAAAAAAATCCTGATTATTTAATTGCTATACCAAAAAATGTTGTAAGACTTCATAGAGAATTAAATAAAAAGCAGGAAAAAATAAAAAAACTCATAGAAAAATACGAATTCAATAAGATCTTTCCGGGTAAAGGGGAAAAAGGTATAATTGCCTGTGGAATTACCTATCTTTATGCAAGGGAATTGGAAGAATCCCTGCCAACTCTTAAAATTTCAGCCTATCCAGTTGATGAAAACTTAATTAAAGATTTTGTTACAGGACTTGATGAAGTTATTGTAATGGAAGAAGGTTATCCCTTTGTGGAAAATATCGCAAGAAAATATAGTTCAAACATCATAGGAAAGCTTTCAGGGGATCTACCTCTTGAAGGAGAGCTTGGTCCAGAGCCTTTATTAAAAATTTTTGGCAGAATAAAGTCTTCTGATTCAGTAAACAGTCTCATTCCAAGACCACCAATGCTGTGTCCTGGATGTCCTCATAGAGAGTTTTACAAAGCTTTGAATGAGGCAAGACCATCTTTTGTTACAGGAGATATTGGCTGTTACACTCTTGGAGCAAATCCTCCTCTCTGGGCAATTGATACATGTCTTTGTATGGGAGCAAGTATAAGTAAAGCAGCAGGAATTGCTTCACAGGGCGTTAAGAGAGTGGTTGCTGTAATTGGTGACTCCACATTTATTCATTCAGGAATTCCTGCATTAATAAATGCCGTTTATAATAAATTAAATATTCTTGTTTGCATTCTTGATAACTCTTCAGTTGCCATGACAGGGCATCAACCAACTCCTGTTATTGGAATTACAGCAAAAGGAGAAGATACAAAAAAATTAGATCTTGCTGAACTATGTAGAGCCTGCGGTGCAGACTCAGTGGAAGTTGTTGATCCCTACGATAAAAAAACAACCTATGAAGCAATTAAAAGAGGACTTGACAATCCGGGCGTCAATGTCATAATAGCTCAGAGAGCATGTGTTTTACTGGCTAAAAAATTAAGGAGCTAA